Proteins from a single region of candidate division WOR-3 bacterium:
- a CDS encoding helicase-related protein — protein sequence MTGSGSGREKAQLPQESACNYIPADCLREGVIITGTMFNEPMRVVGTPRKGNGFVIVDLVGTRSQTFKPGILLNNAELAGLTVTVPETKFTGDASLFKLGLEALRIRLAHEYDPYFGLSVCKVDPLPHQLDAIYNHLLKAWRCRFLLADDAGAGKTIMAGLLLKELKLRGLVERTLVICPANLAFQWRREMKDKFDEHFEQVTGARLREAYAVNVWDNHSQVITSMDLAKLDHVLPSLQQAEDWDLVIVDEAHRMSARDSEHKSERYRLGEILRDKTVHYLLLTGTPHKGDPDNFCLFLQLLDQEAYADVTSIQEAMKRREAPFYLRRTKEAMLSFPELQADGKWRSRKLFTRRIPSTVAFDLVGNELDLYKDVTRYVQTQSQRASERGDDLWARAVGFLMAMYQRRMASSTYALKESLKRRHKKLKEELESGKPLTEVPAPEIPEPESWDEMEDSERERVEHEVEGVTLAQRRDDLRKELEELDKLIAAAEQVESSGQQAKLQALRAQLTEQGILSDQSRRLLLFTEYKDTLDFLVRTLRSWGLTVGFIHGGMKPGSRDEPGTRLYAERQFWDLATQVLVATEAAGEGINLHCCNVLFNYDIPWNPNRLEQRMGRIHRYGQKLDCYIFNFFARNTVEGRVLAKLLDKLDEIRRGLEEDTVFDVVGQVLPPNQIEHLLREFYAGRMSEDDIHARLDVEVNKADFEKVCRSALEGLARSSLNLPMLVEQRALARERRIVPEAIARFFRDAAARLYVELKPLRETVYKVGRIPPSLFDVTRGDGWHYPALAKSYGVISFDRKTAEDDPKVEWVTPGHPLFEAVRRSLDELAAPELAKGCVLYDIDRESESLLEVFKASVVDATGKTLHQRLFVVETTAAGERILRELSYLLGLISPSTAPAVEPKAAEDLTGSQSYLVQSALPQFLAEVKEERLKDLLVVERHVKLCFEELIRKRNEVLSRHLLAKDRGDAAAEGLAEIESQKLIDLQRRRDRRYAELARQRELSLQGIERIAVALVLPHPERNRDDVTRLRPDPEVERKAMEAVIAYETARGCKVEDVHKQNLGYDLRSIHADTGELRLIEVKGLGAAKGRVLLTPNERRVAEDRRDCFWLYVVTACDTKPFVQPPIQDPAQFRWHEVSKVEHYWLELDVLTGTVQVKDA from the coding sequence ATGACTGGCTCAGGGTCGGGCCGGGAAAAAGCCCAGTTGCCCCAAGAATCAGCCTGTAACTATATTCCGGCAGATTGCCTTCGCGAAGGTGTTATTATCACCGGCACGATGTTCAACGAGCCAATGCGGGTTGTGGGCACCCCGCGTAAGGGTAACGGCTTCGTCATTGTGGACCTGGTCGGCACTCGAAGTCAGACGTTCAAGCCCGGCATTCTGCTGAATAATGCGGAACTCGCGGGACTCACAGTTACCGTGCCCGAAACCAAATTCACCGGTGACGCATCTTTGTTCAAGCTCGGCTTGGAAGCACTGCGCATCAGACTCGCACACGAATACGACCCATATTTCGGTCTGTCGGTATGCAAGGTTGACCCCCTGCCGCATCAGCTGGACGCAATTTACAACCACCTCCTGAAGGCCTGGCGGTGCCGTTTCCTTCTAGCAGACGATGCCGGTGCGGGCAAGACCATTATGGCCGGACTGCTGCTCAAGGAACTCAAGCTCCGTGGGTTGGTCGAGCGGACGCTGGTCATCTGTCCGGCCAATCTGGCTTTCCAGTGGCGCAGAGAAATGAAAGACAAGTTCGACGAGCACTTCGAGCAGGTCACCGGTGCACGACTGCGGGAAGCCTACGCCGTGAATGTATGGGACAACCACAGCCAGGTTATTACCTCGATGGACCTGGCTAAACTCGACCACGTCCTGCCCAGCTTGCAGCAGGCCGAGGACTGGGATTTGGTGATTGTGGACGAAGCACACCGCATGTCGGCGCGTGATTCCGAACACAAGAGCGAGCGTTATCGGCTGGGCGAAATTCTACGGGACAAAACCGTACACTACCTACTACTGACTGGCACACCACACAAGGGCGACCCGGACAACTTCTGCCTTTTCCTCCAACTGCTCGACCAGGAAGCTTACGCAGACGTCACATCCATCCAAGAGGCGATGAAACGCCGTGAAGCGCCGTTCTATCTGCGTCGCACCAAGGAAGCGATGCTCAGTTTCCCGGAACTGCAGGCTGACGGCAAGTGGAGGTCGCGCAAGCTCTTCACGCGACGCATTCCAAGCACGGTTGCATTTGACCTGGTCGGCAATGAACTCGACCTCTATAAGGACGTCACGCGCTATGTGCAGACGCAATCTCAGCGGGCTTCAGAACGCGGAGATGACTTGTGGGCGCGCGCCGTTGGATTCCTCATGGCTATGTACCAGCGACGCATGGCCAGTTCGACTTACGCACTAAAGGAATCGCTCAAGCGCCGCCACAAGAAACTGAAGGAAGAATTAGAATCCGGCAAACCTTTGACCGAGGTCCCGGCCCCGGAAATTCCTGAGCCGGAATCGTGGGACGAAATGGAGGATTCTGAACGCGAGCGCGTGGAACACGAAGTCGAGGGCGTGACGTTGGCGCAGCGGCGCGACGACCTACGCAAGGAGCTGGAGGAACTGGACAAGCTGATTGCCGCGGCCGAACAGGTAGAGAGTTCGGGTCAGCAGGCGAAGTTACAGGCCCTTAGAGCACAGTTGACAGAGCAGGGCATCCTCAGTGACCAGTCGCGCAGGTTGCTGTTGTTCACCGAGTATAAGGACACCTTGGACTTTCTGGTCAGGACACTGAGGAGCTGGGGCCTGACGGTTGGCTTCATTCATGGCGGAATGAAACCCGGCAGTCGCGATGAGCCGGGCACCCGGTTGTATGCGGAACGGCAGTTCTGGGACCTTGCAACTCAGGTGCTGGTGGCGACTGAGGCTGCCGGCGAGGGAATCAATCTGCACTGCTGCAATGTGCTGTTCAACTATGACATACCGTGGAATCCGAATCGCCTTGAACAGCGCATGGGCCGCATACACAGGTATGGACAGAAACTCGACTGCTATATCTTCAACTTCTTCGCCCGCAACACAGTTGAAGGACGGGTGTTGGCCAAGCTGCTCGACAAGCTCGATGAGATACGCCGGGGGTTAGAAGAGGATACTGTTTTTGACGTGGTCGGTCAGGTGCTACCGCCAAACCAGATTGAGCATCTGCTGCGGGAGTTCTACGCCGGCCGTATGAGCGAAGACGACATTCACGCCCGCCTGGACGTCGAAGTGAACAAGGCCGACTTCGAAAAAGTGTGCCGGTCCGCACTAGAAGGTTTGGCCAGAAGCAGTTTGAACCTGCCTATGCTCGTGGAACAGAGGGCATTGGCCCGCGAACGGAGAATTGTGCCTGAAGCCATAGCCCGCTTTTTCCGAGATGCGGCAGCGCGCCTGTACGTGGAGCTCAAACCGTTGCGGGAAACTGTGTACAAGGTTGGCCGTATACCTCCTTCTCTGTTTGACGTTACTCGGGGCGATGGCTGGCATTATCCGGCACTGGCAAAAAGCTACGGCGTCATCAGTTTTGACCGCAAGACAGCTGAAGACGACCCGAAAGTAGAATGGGTTACGCCTGGACATCCTCTTTTTGAGGCGGTGCGACGAAGTCTGGACGAGCTGGCTGCACCTGAGCTTGCCAAAGGCTGCGTGCTTTACGACATCGATCGCGAATCGGAATCTTTGCTTGAAGTATTCAAAGCTTCTGTGGTAGACGCTACCGGCAAGACACTGCACCAGCGGTTGTTCGTGGTGGAAACGACCGCGGCAGGAGAACGCATCCTGCGGGAGCTGTCCTATTTGCTGGGCCTGATTTCGCCCAGCACAGCGCCAGCTGTCGAACCCAAGGCGGCAGAAGACTTGACCGGTTCTCAGAGTTATCTTGTCCAGTCTGCGCTGCCGCAGTTCCTTGCCGAGGTGAAAGAGGAAAGGCTAAAGGACCTGTTGGTGGTGGAGCGCCATGTGAAATTGTGCTTCGAGGAACTTATTCGCAAGCGCAATGAAGTTCTAAGCAGACACCTGCTGGCCAAGGATAGAGGGGACGCGGCTGCTGAGGGTTTGGCCGAAATCGAATCGCAGAAGCTAATTGACTTGCAGCGGCGGCGCGACCGCAGATACGCAGAACTTGCTCGGCAACGCGAGCTTTCTCTTCAGGGCATCGAGCGTATTGCAGTTGCTCTTGTACTGCCCCATCCGGAGCGTAATCGGGACGACGTCACCAGACTCAGGCCAGACCCGGAGGTCGAACGCAAGGCAATGGAGGCGGTCATCGCCTATGAGACTGCACGCGGGTGCAAGGTTGAGGATGTGCACAAGCAGAACCTTGGGTACGACCTGCGTAGCATTCACGCCGATACGGGCGAACTTCGCCTGATAGAGGTCAAGGGTTTGGGCGCTGCTAAGGGCCGGGTTCTACTCACGCCGAATGAGCGCCGCGTGGCCGAAGACCGCCGCGACTGCTTCTGGCTGTACGTCGTGACCGCGTGCGACACGAAGCCGTTCGTGCAACCGCCGATTCAGGACCCGGCTCAGTTCCGCTGGCACGAAGTAAGCAAGGTGGAGCACTACTGGTTGGAGCTTGATGTCCTGACCGGAACGGTGCAGGTGAAGGATGCCTGA
- the thrC gene encoding threonine synthase — protein sequence MALLFYSTNLRSPDVDLREALLAGQAPDKGLYMPREIPSIPQEEILAYKDKSYPEIAFAVLKRYTAGLVPDEELMRLCVECYNYDVPLERVYDNNWIMRLDQGPTASFKDFAARMMARMMRYFLTQERGELVILTATSGDTGSAVAHAFHNVDRISMVVLFPLKEVSARQRKQMTTLGGNVRVIGIEGKFDDCQALVKQAFADPKLAHIRFSSANSINIGRLLPQAVYYFYAYARLQKNGEKAVFSVPSGNFGDMCGGMIAWRMGLPAERFVIATNANDEFPKFLATGKYQKIEPSRVCISNAMNVGHPSNLPRLVALYRGVMDEKGNVTREPDFEAMRRDMYAVSIDDAATRETIVNTWNKYRVMLEPHGAVGWAGLEKFLRESKPSLCISIETAHPAKFPEEIQRLLGIDPALPRALEGLDDKPEYYDKGPNEYGWFREYLRQKFGKR from the coding sequence ATGGCGTTACTTTTCTACTCCACTAACCTCCGTTCTCCTGATGTCGACCTGAGGGAAGCTTTGCTTGCTGGTCAGGCTCCGGACAAGGGTCTTTATATGCCACGGGAGATTCCTTCGATACCGCAGGAGGAGATTCTTGCCTATAAGGACAAGAGTTATCCGGAAATAGCATTTGCGGTGCTGAAGCGCTACACGGCCGGCCTTGTTCCGGACGAAGAGCTGATGCGACTGTGTGTGGAGTGTTACAACTACGATGTGCCGCTGGAGCGCGTGTATGACAATAACTGGATCATGCGGCTAGACCAGGGGCCGACCGCTTCTTTCAAGGACTTTGCCGCCCGGATGATGGCGCGAATGATGCGCTATTTCCTGACGCAGGAAAGGGGCGAGCTTGTCATTCTTACTGCTACTTCGGGTGACACCGGTTCTGCGGTCGCACACGCATTTCACAATGTGGACCGCATTTCGATGGTGGTGTTGTTTCCGCTAAAGGAAGTTTCGGCCCGGCAGCGCAAGCAGATGACAACTCTGGGCGGTAATGTGCGGGTTATCGGGATTGAAGGAAAGTTCGACGACTGTCAGGCGCTGGTCAAGCAGGCGTTCGCCGACCCGAAACTTGCTCACATCCGTTTCTCCTCGGCCAACTCCATAAACATCGGCCGGCTGCTGCCACAGGCAGTTTACTATTTCTACGCCTATGCCCGGCTGCAGAAGAACGGCGAGAAAGCGGTATTTTCCGTGCCGTCCGGGAATTTCGGGGATATGTGCGGCGGCATGATTGCCTGGCGGATGGGGTTGCCGGCAGAGCGGTTTGTGATCGCCACCAATGCCAACGACGAGTTTCCCAAGTTTCTGGCTACAGGCAAATACCAGAAGATTGAGCCGTCACGAGTGTGCATATCCAATGCCATGAACGTTGGGCATCCGTCCAATCTGCCCAGACTAGTGGCGCTGTACCGCGGGGTGATGGACGAGAAAGGTAATGTTACCCGGGAGCCTGATTTTGAGGCGATGCGCCGGGACATGTACGCGGTGAGCATTGACGACGCCGCTACCCGAGAGACGATTGTCAACACCTGGAATAAGTATCGGGTGATGCTGGAGCCGCACGGCGCGGTAGGCTGGGCCGGGCTGGAAAAATTCCTGCGGGAGAGCAAGCCTTCCCTTTGTATTTCCATTGAGACTGCGCATCCGGCCAAGTTTCCCGAGGAGATTCAGCGGCTGCTGGGCATTGACCCGGCGCTGCCGCGAGCTCTGGAAGGATTGGACGACAAGCCGGAGTACTACGACAAAGGGCCGAACGAGTACGGCTGGTTCCGGGAGTATCTGCGGCAGAAGTTTGGAAAGCGATAG
- a CDS encoding heparan-alpha-glucosaminide N-acetyltransferase domain-containing protein, with protein sequence MDIAGNRPDAGSAENPSPAQVSHSSESRRIQAVDVFRGMAVAVMVVANYLEPLTVTPGWLQHAQPLSGLNFLDIGFPFFVFISGMLLPGSLARRLALGGWRKTLFHFLKRNLLLIAFGIAGTLLLRGHPLRDWGVLQAFGLAGLVALPFARLRPGARFAAGLVLITAYQVMLSLGYAEWLLGHEHGDLGGIAGCIAWAGVMLIGSFLSRHLSDLRQSLVWSASLALALGIAGFALHYVVPVTKPLVTASYALVCCGLAAAGFALVLGLDIAGIRLAHFALFGANPLVCYMLSGVLAEGLRSLVPEPTLLPALALASLIYLVCFLCALFLRRRGIFVKL encoded by the coding sequence ATGGATATTGCTGGCAACCGCCCGGACGCTGGTTCTGCAGAGAACCCCAGCCCTGCCCAGGTCAGTCATTCTTCCGAATCCCGCCGCATTCAGGCCGTGGACGTGTTTCGGGGAATGGCGGTGGCGGTTATGGTGGTTGCCAACTATCTGGAACCGCTTACCGTCACACCCGGCTGGCTTCAACACGCCCAGCCTCTATCCGGGCTGAATTTTCTTGACATCGGTTTTCCGTTCTTCGTGTTCATCTCCGGAATGTTATTGCCCGGCTCGCTGGCGCGGCGGCTGGCGCTGGGCGGCTGGCGAAAAACCTTGTTCCACTTTCTCAAGCGCAATCTGTTGCTCATCGCTTTTGGCATTGCCGGCACCCTGCTTCTGCGCGGCCATCCGCTGCGCGACTGGGGAGTGTTACAGGCCTTCGGTCTGGCCGGGCTTGTGGCCCTGCCCTTTGCCCGGCTGCGGCCAGGTGCGCGTTTTGCGGCAGGGCTTGTTCTGATTACGGCTTACCAGGTGATGCTCAGTCTGGGATATGCCGAGTGGCTTCTTGGGCACGAGCATGGTGACCTTGGCGGAATCGCCGGTTGTATTGCCTGGGCTGGTGTCATGCTGATTGGTTCGTTTCTCAGCCGGCATCTTTCAGACCTGCGTCAGTCTCTGGTCTGGAGTGCGAGCTTGGCACTTGCCCTGGGCATTGCCGGATTTGCGCTTCATTACGTTGTGCCGGTAACAAAGCCGCTGGTTACCGCTTCATATGCGCTGGTGTGCTGCGGCCTGGCCGCGGCCGGGTTCGCGCTTGTGCTCGGCCTCGACATCGCTGGAATCAGGCTTGCCCACTTTGCGTTGTTCGGTGCCAACCCGCTGGTATGCTATATGCTTTCGGGTGTTCTGGCCGAGGGTTTACGAAGCCTTGTGCCGGAGCCGACGCTTCTGCCCGCCTTGGCCCTGGCCAGTTTGATATACCTTGTCTGCTTTCTCTGCGCCTTGTTTCTCCGACGCCGGGGTATTTTTGTGAAGCTGTAG
- a CDS encoding DUF1156 domain-containing protein, producing the protein MIPKDCKRLIEVDFPVAAVSAHSAREKTIRHGHPSTLHLWWARRPLAACRAVLLGLLLPDPCEPLCPAEFKKQARALLSGFPGVGDCKTDLALRKGLLKFIADFANWGLASDPLAVDVGRGLVKAAHPEETPLVVDPFAGGGSIPLETLRLGCEVFASDLNPVACLILKVMLEDIPKHGPKLAEELRKVGAEIKAKAEKELKEFYPDDPDGSKPIAYLWARTVTCEASDCGAEIPLVRSFWLCKKASRKRALRPVILSGAKRSRRISPSVEFEIFEPKNDSDVPPGTVARAKAKCLCCGAVLHPARVRAQLSAQRGGADVIFDKQGNRIGGARLLAVVTLKPGQQGRNYRLPTARDYEAVWKATKAAAKLAKQRLQCGLSAIPSEEFHSTRPSPNARGLTAVTRYGVNRFDLLYLPRQRLALACFGAAVRGQPDVPASGPNGLLRLLALAQSRVADYCSVESRWDSTQERNVNSFGRQALPMLWDFAELVPHGDSVGSWDSMLVGIIQVTRRFGDIGYAGKVQVADAMQHPLPNECCSCWFTDPPYYDSIPYADLSDFFYVWLRRTLPHDRILQNDFELNSELTPKLRECVWNQAYQVGGVPKSPRFFEECMANAFREGRRLIRDGGVSCVVFAHKTTAGWEALLSGLVQGGWSLSASWPIATEQKQRLVARETAALATSVHLICRPRLKDAGTGDWDEVRAEMQKRVKEWMARMLDEGIRGADAIFSCIGPALEPYSRYERVETAAGKVVPLGGDPEAGEPDKRGFLAYVFETVSREALENVLGKAETERFEEDARLTALFLWTLQSTRVNGLNGNCGKDASPTEEEEPEGDEDEEKPAKTRGGLAMPFDTFIRITRPMGIHYQKWEKRIIEIEKGVVRLRPVKDRGEELLGVSTGGDIREFTLPSPQLKLFGKEEVQRQVVAAKRGVAGRIEEQTTLDRLHVAMLLFRAGQTTLLRQLLEDERKRGRRFERLALALTALYHEKSEERRWLEGLQALMGLPATKQAGK; encoded by the coding sequence ATGATTCCCAAAGACTGCAAGCGGCTGATTGAGGTGGACTTCCCGGTCGCGGCAGTCAGCGCGCACTCGGCCCGCGAGAAGACCATCCGCCACGGCCATCCTTCGACCCTGCATCTCTGGTGGGCACGGCGACCATTGGCCGCGTGTCGCGCCGTCCTGCTTGGGCTGCTATTGCCTGACCCCTGCGAACCGTTGTGCCCGGCTGAGTTCAAGAAGCAGGCCCGAGCCCTGCTTTCCGGGTTTCCGGGCGTCGGGGACTGCAAGACGGACTTGGCTCTCCGCAAGGGACTGCTGAAGTTCATCGCGGACTTCGCTAACTGGGGCCTTGCCAGCGACCCGCTGGCCGTTGATGTCGGGCGCGGGCTCGTGAAGGCCGCGCACCCAGAAGAGACGCCGCTGGTGGTTGACCCGTTTGCCGGTGGCGGCTCGATACCGCTTGAAACCTTGCGGCTCGGGTGCGAGGTGTTTGCCAGCGACCTGAACCCGGTAGCGTGCCTGATACTCAAGGTGATGCTTGAGGACATTCCGAAGCACGGCCCGAAGCTGGCCGAGGAACTGCGCAAGGTCGGTGCGGAAATCAAGGCAAAGGCTGAAAAGGAGTTGAAGGAGTTCTACCCCGACGACCCTGACGGCTCCAAGCCAATCGCCTACCTCTGGGCGCGGACCGTAACCTGCGAAGCGTCGGACTGCGGTGCGGAAATCCCACTGGTTCGTTCTTTCTGGCTCTGCAAGAAGGCAAGTCGCAAGCGTGCGTTGCGCCCTGTCATTCTGAGCGGAGCGAAGCGGAGTCGAAGAATCTCGCCCTCGGTCGAGTTCGAGATATTCGAGCCGAAGAATGACTCAGATGTACCGCCCGGCACGGTCGCCCGTGCTAAGGCCAAGTGTCTGTGCTGCGGCGCGGTCTTACACCCCGCACGCGTCCGCGCCCAACTCTCGGCCCAGCGCGGCGGCGCCGATGTCATCTTTGACAAGCAGGGCAACCGTATTGGAGGTGCACGCCTGCTTGCAGTTGTGACGCTCAAGCCCGGCCAACAGGGTCGCAACTACCGACTCCCCACAGCCCGTGACTACGAGGCAGTCTGGAAAGCGACAAAGGCCGCAGCCAAGCTTGCCAAACAACGGCTGCAGTGCGGTTTGAGCGCCATTCCCAGCGAGGAATTCCACAGCACGCGGCCATCGCCCAATGCCCGGGGACTCACTGCCGTCACCAGGTACGGAGTGAACAGGTTCGACCTTCTGTATCTCCCTCGTCAGCGGTTAGCGCTGGCGTGCTTTGGCGCGGCAGTCCGAGGGCAGCCTGACGTTCCCGCGTCCGGGCCGAATGGACTTTTGCGTCTACTGGCGCTTGCGCAAAGTCGTGTTGCCGACTACTGTTCGGTGGAGAGCCGGTGGGACTCAACGCAGGAGAGAAATGTGAACTCGTTCGGACGCCAGGCACTCCCGATGCTCTGGGATTTCGCCGAGCTGGTTCCGCACGGTGACAGCGTGGGTTCGTGGGACTCGATGTTGGTAGGAATCATCCAGGTGACACGTCGCTTTGGAGACATTGGTTACGCTGGGAAAGTACAGGTCGCCGATGCTATGCAGCATCCTCTGCCAAACGAATGCTGCTCGTGCTGGTTCACCGACCCTCCCTACTACGATTCCATCCCTTACGCCGATCTCTCGGATTTCTTCTATGTGTGGCTCAGGCGGACACTGCCACATGACAGAATCCTGCAGAACGATTTCGAACTGAACTCCGAGTTGACGCCGAAGCTGCGAGAATGTGTTTGGAATCAAGCGTATCAAGTCGGTGGCGTACCAAAGAGTCCGCGCTTCTTCGAGGAGTGCATGGCCAATGCTTTTAGAGAAGGACGTCGACTCATTAGAGACGGCGGTGTGAGCTGTGTAGTCTTTGCACACAAGACGACCGCAGGATGGGAAGCGCTGCTGAGCGGTCTTGTTCAGGGCGGTTGGTCGCTAAGTGCATCTTGGCCGATTGCAACTGAACAGAAGCAGCGGCTTGTTGCTCGCGAAACGGCGGCTTTGGCGACAAGCGTCCATCTCATTTGCCGGCCACGTCTGAAGGATGCCGGAACAGGCGACTGGGACGAGGTGCGCGCGGAGATGCAGAAGCGGGTGAAGGAGTGGATGGCGCGGATGCTGGACGAGGGGATTCGGGGCGCGGATGCAATCTTCTCCTGCATCGGCCCGGCGCTGGAGCCGTACAGCCGGTATGAGCGGGTTGAAACCGCTGCGGGCAAGGTTGTGCCGCTAGGCGGGGACCCGGAGGCAGGGGAACCGGACAAACGTGGGTTTCTGGCTTACGTGTTTGAGACCGTCTCACGAGAAGCGCTTGAGAATGTGCTGGGCAAGGCTGAAACTGAGAGGTTCGAGGAGGACGCACGGTTGACCGCGCTGTTCCTCTGGACACTGCAATCCACCAGGGTGAATGGCCTGAATGGGAATTGCGGCAAGGATGCCTCTCCCACAGAGGAGGAGGAGCCCGAAGGCGACGAAGACGAGGAGAAGCCGGCCAAGACCAGGGGCGGGCTCGCGATGCCATTTGATACTTTCATCCGGATTACGCGGCCGATGGGCATTCACTACCAGAAATGGGAGAAGCGTATCATCGAGATTGAGAAGGGCGTAGTTCGACTCCGGCCAGTGAAGGATCGAGGCGAGGAATTGCTGGGTGTTTCTACGGGGGGTGATATCCGCGAGTTCACGCTACCGAGTCCGCAGTTGAAGCTCTTTGGTAAAGAAGAGGTGCAGCGGCAGGTCGTAGCTGCCAAACGCGGAGTCGCCGGTCGCATCGAGGAGCAGACGACTCTGGACCGGCTGCACGTGGCGATGCTCCTGTTCCGAGCCGGACAGACCACCCTGCTGCGGCAGTTGCTGGAGGATGAGCGGAAGCGTGGCCGCAGGTTCGAGCGGCTCGCGCTCGCGTTGACCGCGTTGTATCATGAGAAGAGTGAGGAGCGGCGTTGGCTTGAGGGCTTACAGGCGCTAATGGGCCTGCCCGCAACGAAGCAGGCGGGCAAGTAG
- a CDS encoding cofactor-independent phosphoglycerate mutase — MKFVIFLGDGMADFPLPELGNRTPLQVARKPTMDKIARLGRCGQFITVDEDMPPGSEVANLTVLGYDPRECYQGRGVIEAAAMGVGLDETDVALRCNLICIKDGRIKNHSAGHISSEEARPLIEAMNRESSQVLACTGKQEFNSGFPTGHPTTQRPDCQIGVRFFPGISYRHLCVLSGENAAGQPNGLPSPDLECFPPHDYVGERALDLLVRPKNEAARPTAELLNSLIRLSWEVLPGHGVNVARTLAGKDPANSVWFWSPGRKPKMKTYREMFGITGAVISAVDLVRGLGVYAGLDVIQVEGATGLIDTNYEGKADACLAALADHDFVYVHVEATDEAGHSRDVQQKILGIEYLDQRLIARVMKGIEERGIQTRVAVLPDHATPVTRGNHVHGPVPVAIAGSGIEPDQVQTYDEETVKTGALGMLRGDEFIRTLLDR, encoded by the coding sequence ATGAAGTTCGTCATCTTTCTCGGCGACGGGATGGCTGATTTTCCTCTGCCCGAGCTGGGCAACAGAACTCCGCTGCAGGTTGCCAGAAAGCCGACGATGGACAAGATAGCCCGGCTGGGCCGGTGCGGTCAATTCATCACTGTTGATGAGGATATGCCGCCGGGCAGTGAAGTGGCAAACCTGACTGTGCTTGGCTACGACCCGCGGGAATGCTATCAGGGTCGCGGTGTGATTGAGGCGGCGGCGATGGGCGTGGGGCTCGACGAGACTGATGTTGCCTTGCGCTGCAACCTGATATGCATCAAGGACGGCCGGATAAAGAATCATTCTGCGGGTCATATCTCAAGTGAAGAGGCACGACCGCTTATCGAGGCGATGAACAGAGAAAGTAGTCAGGTTCTAGCTTGTACAGGTAAGCAGGAATTCAACTCCGGGTTTCCGACAGGCCACCCGACTACACAACGGCCTGACTGTCAGATTGGCGTCCGCTTCTTTCCGGGTATAAGCTATCGGCATCTTTGCGTGCTCAGCGGAGAAAACGCCGCGGGACAGCCGAACGGACTGCCCTCTCCTGACCTGGAGTGTTTTCCGCCGCATGACTATGTGGGCGAGCGGGCTCTGGACCTGTTGGTAAGGCCGAAGAACGAAGCGGCGCGGCCAACAGCAGAGCTTCTGAACAGTCTGATACGGCTGTCGTGGGAGGTTCTGCCCGGGCACGGCGTCAATGTTGCGCGCACTCTGGCGGGCAAAGACCCGGCCAATTCGGTCTGGTTCTGGTCTCCGGGCCGCAAGCCAAAGATGAAAACTTACCGGGAGATGTTCGGCATCACTGGTGCGGTCATATCAGCAGTGGACCTGGTTCGGGGCCTGGGAGTATACGCCGGCCTGGATGTGATTCAGGTTGAGGGCGCTACCGGTCTCATTGACACGAACTACGAAGGCAAGGCAGACGCATGTCTTGCTGCTCTGGCCGACCACGACTTTGTGTATGTCCATGTCGAGGCGACGGACGAAGCCGGGCACTCGCGGGACGTGCAGCAGAAGATTCTGGGCATTGAGTATCTTGACCAGCGGCTTATTGCCAGAGTAATGAAGGGCATTGAAGAGCGCGGTATCCAGACCCGGGTGGCGGTGCTTCCTGACCATGCGACGCCGGTGACTAGAGGTAACCATGTGCATGGTCCGGTGCCGGTGGCGATTGCCGGCTCAGGCATTGAGCCGGACCAGGTTCAGACCTACGACGAGGAAACGGTCAAAACCGGCGCACTTGGCATGCTGCGCGGGGATGAGTTTATCCGCACGCTCTTGGACCGCTGA
- a CDS encoding four helix bundle suffix domain-containing protein, which produces MPDPSDRIRRLRPSGGYRDLRSFQVATIIYDATAQFCDRFVDKRSRTHDQMVQAARSGRQNIAEGSRAAAASSQTELRLVNVARASLDELLLDYEDFLRQRNLHQWAKDDPEAIAVRAVGAQHRTDPSNRSDPSDYSRWLGSPDPAIVANALICLIHQANFLLDRQVAALERGFVKQGGYSEQLAAARIAERQRRMTDQSDPSARSDQSLPSCPLCGKPMALRTARKAPRAGKPFLGCTGFPACKGTLPVS; this is translated from the coding sequence ATGCCTGACCCATCCGACCGAATTCGCCGCCTCCGCCCCAGCGGCGGCTACCGCGACCTGCGCTCGTTCCAGGTGGCGACCATCATCTACGATGCCACCGCGCAATTCTGCGACCGGTTCGTGGACAAACGCTCGCGCACGCATGATCAGATGGTGCAGGCGGCGCGCAGCGGCAGGCAGAACATCGCCGAGGGCAGCCGCGCCGCCGCGGCCTCAAGCCAGACCGAGTTGCGGCTCGTCAATGTGGCGCGTGCCAGCCTTGACGAACTACTGCTCGACTACGAGGACTTTCTGCGGCAGCGCAACCTGCACCAGTGGGCCAAGGATGACCCGGAGGCGATTGCGGTGCGCGCGGTGGGCGCACAGCATCGGACCGATCCGTCCAATCGGTCTGATCCGTCCGATTATTCCCGCTGGCTTGGCTCCCCTGACCCTGCCATCGTCGCCAACGCCCTCATCTGCCTGATTCACCAGGCCAACTTTCTGCTTGACCGGCAGGTTGCCGCCCTCGAGCGCGGCTTCGTGAAGCAGGGCGGGTACAGCGAACAACTCGCCGCCGCCCGCATTGCGGAGCGCCAGCGGAGAATGACCGATCAGTCTGATCCGTCGGCTCGGTCGGATCAGTCGCTGCCATCCTGTCCCCTCTGCGGCAAGCCCATGGCCCTGCGCACCGCCCGCAAAGCCCCGCGCGCCGGCAAGCCGTTTCTCGGCTGCACCGGCTTCCCCGCGTGCAAAGGCACCTTGCCGGTATCCTGA